A region from the uncultured Bacteroides sp. genome encodes:
- the argB gene encoding acetylglutamate kinase, with the protein MKSKLTVIKVGGKIVEEKHSLSHLLDDFSSVEGHKILVHGGGRSATRIATQLGIENRMVDGRRITDAETLKVVTMVYGGLVNKSIVAGLQSRGINALGLTGADLNIIRSVKRPVTDVDYGFVGDIEQVDSVLLTELIKKSIVPVMAPLTHDGKGNMLNTNADTIAAEVAKALSSAFDVTLIYCFEKKGVLRDEEDDESVIPCITRPDFERYMSEGIIRGGMIPKLENAFNALDAGVSEIIITLASALDNNQGTRIKK; encoded by the coding sequence ATGAAAAGTAAATTAACGGTAATTAAAGTCGGAGGGAAAATTGTAGAGGAGAAACATTCTCTAAGCCATTTATTAGATGATTTTTCGTCTGTAGAGGGGCACAAAATATTAGTGCATGGCGGAGGCCGGTCAGCAACGAGAATAGCTACCCAACTGGGCATTGAAAATCGAATGGTAGATGGTAGGCGAATTACAGATGCTGAGACACTAAAAGTGGTGACGATGGTATATGGCGGGCTTGTAAATAAGAGTATTGTTGCCGGTTTGCAATCTCGCGGGATAAATGCATTGGGGTTGACGGGTGCTGACTTGAACATTATTCGGTCTGTAAAGCGTCCGGTTACGGATGTCGATTACGGCTTTGTTGGTGATATAGAGCAGGTTGATAGTGTTCTTCTAACTGAATTGATTAAAAAGAGTATTGTTCCGGTAATGGCACCATTAACTCATGATGGCAAAGGTAACATGTTGAATACAAATGCTGATACTATTGCTGCTGAAGTGGCCAAAGCGCTCTCTTCGGCGTTTGATGTAACATTAATCTATTGTTTTGAAAAGAAAGGGGTACTCCGCGATGAAGAGGATGATGAGAGTGTTATTCCCTGCATAACTCGGCCTGACTTTGAGCGATATATGTCCGAAGGCATTATTCGGGGGGGGATGATTCCAAAACTGGAGAATGCATTTAATGCTTTAGATGCTGGGGTTTCCGAGATTATTATTACGTTGGCTTCGGCTCTAGACAATAATCAAGGAACGCGGATAAAAAAATAA